A stretch of the Bacillus licheniformis DSM 13 = ATCC 14580 genome encodes the following:
- the speG gene encoding spermidine N1-acetyltransferase, translating to MINQLKLRPLEREDLPFVHRLNNDAKIMSYWFEEPYETFVELQDLFDKHIHDQSERRFIIEKETEMIGLVELVEIDYIHRRAEFQIIIDPEHQGNGYSSSATYLAMNYAFSVLNLHKLYLIVDEDNAKAIHLYKKAGFTIESELQDEFFVDGYYRNAIRMCIFQDEFLSLKKSKEEGMQG from the coding sequence ATGATTAATCAGCTTAAATTGCGTCCGCTTGAAAGAGAAGACCTTCCGTTTGTCCACCGTCTTAACAACGATGCGAAAATTATGTCATATTGGTTTGAAGAACCGTACGAGACTTTTGTTGAGCTGCAGGATTTATTTGACAAACACATTCACGACCAAAGCGAGCGGCGCTTTATCATAGAGAAAGAGACTGAGATGATCGGATTGGTAGAGCTGGTCGAAATTGATTATATTCACAGGCGGGCGGAGTTTCAAATCATAATTGATCCCGAGCATCAAGGGAACGGTTATTCGTCAAGCGCAACATATTTGGCAATGAACTACGCATTTTCCGTCTTGAACTTGCACAAATTGTATTTGATCGTCGACGAAGATAATGCAAAAGCGATTCACTTGTATAAAAAGGCAGGGTTCACTATCGAGAGCGAGCTGCAGGATGAATTTTTCGTCGACGGCTATTATCGTAACGCCATTAGAATGTGCATTTTTCAGGATGAGTTTTTATCACTTAAAAAAAGCAAAGAGGAAGGCATGCAGGGATAA
- a CDS encoding DUF2935 domain-containing protein yields the protein MKTYKETAVFEHTFWLQVLGDHARFILDSLAEREKNDIQKAKQFKQAFDVLLKKVNASPDLYSLTLEAEEYALQFRKFKLFIIKRHLTGDIKIHLSPTFINHMVNELEEHLLVLKYLKKREAPPVFHELHHHMLWLMDAAGHAGAIADDLDAVEKRLKEKSREFVKHFEQFYIKSVELTGYLRANVESFPALRRMNKDVKLEIELFRTFLKEVEELELTDQMLGTFSALMADHMMREECYYLMKIAESTNTQEPACDPAKPRLLEK from the coding sequence TTGAAAACTTATAAGGAAACGGCCGTTTTCGAACATACCTTTTGGCTTCAGGTTTTAGGTGATCATGCGCGTTTTATTTTGGACTCTCTCGCCGAAAGGGAAAAAAACGATATTCAAAAGGCGAAGCAGTTCAAGCAAGCGTTTGATGTTTTGCTGAAAAAAGTGAACGCTTCGCCTGATTTGTATTCATTAACGCTTGAAGCTGAAGAATATGCTCTTCAGTTCAGGAAATTTAAACTCTTCATCATTAAAAGGCACCTGACAGGCGATATTAAAATTCACCTTTCTCCAACTTTTATCAACCATATGGTAAATGAACTGGAGGAACATTTGCTTGTGCTAAAATACTTGAAAAAGCGGGAAGCGCCGCCTGTTTTCCACGAGCTGCACCACCATATGCTGTGGCTGATGGATGCCGCCGGACATGCCGGCGCGATTGCCGATGACTTGGATGCGGTTGAAAAACGATTGAAAGAAAAGAGCCGGGAGTTTGTCAAACACTTTGAACAGTTCTACATTAAATCCGTTGAATTGACGGGATATCTCAGAGCGAATGTTGAATCTTTTCCCGCTCTCAGAAGGATGAACAAAGACGTGAAGCTTGAGATCGAACTGTTCCGTACATTTTTGAAAGAAGTGGAGGAATTGGAGCTTACAGATCAGATGCTCGGTACGTTCTCCGCACTGATGGCAGACCATATGATGAGGGAAGAATGCTATTATTTAATGAAAATCGCCGAATCGACAAATACGCAAGAACCTGCGTGCGACCCTGCAAAACCGAGGCTGCTTGAAAAGTAA
- a CDS encoding manganese catalase family protein: MFFHIKELQYHAKPDKPDPLFAKKLQEILGGQFGEISVALQYLFQGWSVRGNGKYKDLLMDTGAEELAHIEMLATMIARLLDGAPVGDLEKAAKDPVIGAILGGMNPQHAIVSGLGAMPADSVGNRWTADYIIASGNLLADFRANLNAESQGRLQAVRLYEETTDRGVKDMLSWLIARDTMHQNQWLAAIKELEAKENVVVPSTFPRNLEKREVSHVLFNFSRGNESAAGRWAKGPSMDGEGVFQYVEHPQPLAKKPVLRPAPPYIHDTPPSVIQHHRDDVLPPNLY, translated from the coding sequence ATGTTTTTTCATATTAAAGAACTACAGTATCACGCAAAGCCTGATAAACCCGATCCATTATTTGCGAAAAAGCTGCAAGAGATACTTGGAGGACAGTTCGGGGAAATATCAGTAGCTCTGCAGTATCTTTTCCAAGGATGGAGTGTCAGGGGCAATGGCAAGTACAAAGATCTGCTGATGGATACAGGAGCTGAAGAGCTTGCCCATATCGAGATGCTGGCGACGATGATCGCAAGGCTTTTGGACGGTGCGCCGGTCGGTGATCTTGAAAAAGCGGCAAAAGATCCTGTGATCGGTGCCATTCTGGGAGGGATGAATCCGCAGCATGCCATCGTATCAGGATTAGGGGCGATGCCGGCCGACAGTGTGGGAAACCGCTGGACCGCCGATTATATTATCGCAAGCGGAAATTTGCTTGCCGACTTTCGGGCAAATTTAAACGCGGAATCACAGGGGCGCCTGCAGGCCGTCCGCCTTTATGAAGAGACGACGGACCGCGGTGTTAAAGATATGCTCTCCTGGCTGATTGCAAGGGATACGATGCATCAAAACCAGTGGCTTGCAGCCATCAAAGAACTGGAAGCGAAAGAAAATGTCGTCGTCCCAAGTACGTTTCCGCGCAATCTGGAAAAAAGGGAAGTCTCCCATGTATTATTTAATTTTTCAAGAGGCAACGAGAGCGCTGCAGGCAGATGGGCGAAGGGACCGAGCATGGATGGAGAAGGCGTTTTTCAGTATGTTGAGCATCCTCAGCCCCTTGCGAAAAAACCGGTGTTAAGACCTGCGCCTCCATATATTCATGATACGCCGCCATCAGTTATTCAACATCACCGGGATGATGTACTGCCTCCGAATCTTTATTGA
- a CDS encoding YxeA family protein, with protein sequence MIIFAAFLSGCNLNRVGTDEYYVHITGNGEEDTSKFDDGEEYSVFKYELAGFDEDGQEKTMEFTADKNLRIGAFLRLFYSENKGVKSWEEVDKDDIPAKAKEQLGVKN encoded by the coding sequence ATGATCATATTTGCCGCATTTTTAAGCGGATGTAACTTAAACCGTGTGGGGACGGACGAATATTATGTTCACATTACTGGAAACGGGGAGGAAGACACGTCGAAATTTGACGACGGCGAGGAATACTCCGTCTTCAAATATGAACTGGCCGGTTTTGATGAAGACGGTCAAGAAAAAACAATGGAATTCACAGCTGATAAAAACCTTCGCATAGGCGCGTTTTTGAGGCTTTTCTATTCTGAAAACAAAGGCGTGAAGTCATGGGAAGAGGTTGACAAAGACGATATTCCCGCCAAAGCCAAAGAGCAATTAGGTGTGAAAAATTAA
- a CDS encoding redoxin domain-containing protein, giving the protein MLVNFWGAFCTPCKEEMPVMQKAYDRFKGDGFEIIAVNVRESKGAVKSFVDRHGLTFPVALDQSAEVYRSWEMYYLPASIFINREGRA; this is encoded by the coding sequence GTGCTTGTCAACTTTTGGGGGGCTTTTTGTACACCGTGCAAAGAGGAGATGCCCGTCATGCAAAAAGCTTATGACCGTTTTAAAGGAGACGGTTTTGAAATCATCGCTGTCAATGTGCGTGAATCGAAAGGTGCGGTAAAGAGCTTTGTCGACCGCCATGGCTTAACTTTTCCGGTCGCTTTGGATCAATCGGCTGAAGTTTACCGTTCTTGGGAAATGTATTATTTGCCTGCAAGTATATTCATTAATCGGGAAGGGAGAGCGTAG
- a CDS encoding DMT family transporter has protein sequence MSWLLVIAAGFLEVVWASGLKHADSFVDWLMIFVLIAVSFIMLIRSYRNIPMASAYTVFVGIGTAGTYVTGIFMGETFSGGQIFFLIVLLGGIIGMKMFTKENNAQSGGDE, from the coding sequence TTGAGTTGGCTCCTCGTAATTGCTGCGGGTTTTTTGGAAGTGGTGTGGGCCTCAGGTCTTAAACATGCGGATTCATTCGTCGATTGGCTGATGATCTTTGTACTGATCGCGGTAAGCTTTATTATGCTGATACGATCTTACAGGAACATTCCGATGGCGTCGGCTTATACCGTATTTGTCGGGATCGGAACGGCCGGCACATATGTGACGGGTATTTTTATGGGCGAGACCTTTTCAGGAGGGCAAATATTCTTTTTGATCGTGCTGTTGGGAGGCATTATTGGCATGAAGATGTTTACAAAAGAGAACAATGCCCAGTCAGGAGGTGATGAATGA
- a CDS encoding DMT family transporter, producing MPWMFLVISGIEEVIAAIAMKYVDGTRKKWPIIVMVLGFGLSFFCLSKAMQMLSAGVAYAVWTGIGSIGITAVSLFWFKERIRAPQLISLGFIIIGVIGLRLTSS from the coding sequence ATGCCATGGATGTTTTTAGTGATTTCCGGAATCGAAGAGGTTATTGCCGCCATCGCTATGAAATATGTAGACGGCACAAGAAAAAAATGGCCGATTATCGTCATGGTGTTGGGGTTTGGCTTGTCTTTTTTCTGCCTTTCAAAAGCAATGCAGATGCTATCAGCCGGTGTTGCATATGCCGTATGGACCGGAATCGGCAGCATCGGCATTACGGCAGTCAGTTTATTTTGGTTTAAGGAGCGTATTCGTGCTCCGCAGCTCATCTCGCTTGGCTTTATTATAATCGGGGTGATCGGCCTGCGCCTTACATCATCTTAA
- a CDS encoding TetR family transcriptional regulator, with product MSKQTSGKYEKILQAAIEVISEKGLDKASISDIVKKAGTAQGTFYLYFSSKNALIPAIAENLLTHSLDHIKSKVDGTMSFWTALDIMIDETFNMTELHQDIIVLCYSGLAFDHSMEKWEAIYQPYYSWLEGLIEKAVEKNEVIPAINVRWTARTIINFVENTAERYYIGAENDEELSVFKKEIFTFLKRSIGTK from the coding sequence ATGTCAAAGCAAACGTCCGGGAAATATGAAAAGATTTTGCAGGCGGCCATTGAAGTCATTTCTGAAAAAGGGCTTGATAAGGCGTCGATTTCAGATATCGTGAAAAAGGCGGGTACTGCGCAAGGCACTTTTTATCTTTATTTCTCATCCAAAAATGCGCTGATTCCAGCGATCGCGGAAAATCTTCTGACACATTCTTTGGACCATATTAAGAGCAAGGTCGACGGAACCATGTCTTTCTGGACCGCCTTGGATATCATGATCGATGAGACGTTCAACATGACGGAACTTCATCAGGATATTATCGTTCTTTGCTACTCAGGTCTTGCCTTTGACCATTCGATGGAAAAATGGGAGGCAATCTATCAGCCTTATTATTCCTGGCTTGAAGGACTTATTGAAAAAGCAGTTGAGAAAAACGAGGTCATTCCGGCCATTAATGTGCGCTGGACGGCCCGAACGATTATCAACTTTGTCGAAAACACAGCGGAACGTTATTACATCGGGGCGGAAAACGACGAAGAGCTCAGTGTGTTCAAAAAAGAAATATTTACTTTTCTGAAGAGAAGCATAGGAACCAAGTAA